From the genome of Streptomyces sp. NBC_01317, one region includes:
- a CDS encoding lytic polysaccharide monooxygenase auxiliary activity family 9 protein — protein sequence MIRHRTSATAAFAGAVTFLLAGSTLLAAGPAYAHGAPTDPVSRVAACGLASEGLTGSPACRAAVAANGGQALGSWDNLRVADVGGRDRQVIPDGKLCSAGLAAYAGLDLPRSDWPATTLVPGAGFTLTYRSSIPHEGTFSLYLTRQGYSPTTPLTWDDLDPEPFLTAKDPALENGAYRIPARLPGGRTGRHVLYTVWRNSSTPDTYYSCSDVVFPGRSAGQARAAAPATRPASPPARTPAPAPAPKRTPKPAAAASPAPSPTPSSPSPVPASTAADPGNASPVADTGSPLTPTTASLAGAAALAAAAMGAFLLRRRRTAAAGRPPRRHRR from the coding sequence ATGATCCGTCACCGCACCTCCGCAACGGCCGCCTTCGCCGGCGCCGTCACGTTCCTGCTGGCGGGTTCGACGCTGCTGGCCGCGGGTCCCGCGTACGCGCACGGCGCGCCGACCGATCCGGTGAGCCGGGTCGCCGCGTGCGGCCTGGCGTCGGAGGGGCTCACCGGCTCGCCCGCGTGCCGGGCTGCGGTCGCCGCCAACGGCGGCCAGGCGCTGGGCAGTTGGGACAACCTGCGGGTCGCGGATGTCGGTGGCAGGGACCGGCAGGTCATTCCGGACGGGAAGCTGTGCAGCGCGGGCCTCGCCGCGTACGCCGGACTCGACCTGCCCCGCTCCGACTGGCCCGCCACCACGCTGGTCCCGGGGGCCGGGTTCACCCTCACCTACCGGTCCTCCATCCCGCACGAGGGCACGTTCAGCCTCTATCTCACCCGACAGGGCTACTCCCCCACCACCCCGCTGACGTGGGACGACCTGGATCCCGAGCCGTTCCTCACCGCGAAGGACCCGGCGCTGGAAAACGGGGCCTACCGCATCCCGGCCCGCCTTCCGGGCGGCCGGACCGGCCGGCACGTGTTGTACACGGTCTGGCGCAATTCCAGCACCCCGGACACGTACTACTCGTGCTCCGACGTCGTCTTCCCCGGCAGGAGCGCGGGGCAGGCCAGGGCCGCTGCCCCGGCCACCCGCCCCGCCTCACCGCCGGCCCGGACCCCGGCCCCGGCCCCCGCGCCGAAGCGGACCCCGAAGCCCGCGGCCGCCGCCTCCCCGGCCCCCTCCCCGACGCCGTCCTCCCCCTCCCCCGTACCGGCGTCCACGGCGGCCGATCCCGGGAACGCCTCCCCCGTGGCGGACACGGGCTCCCCGCTCACGCCGACCACCGCCTCGCTCGCCGGGGCCGCCGCGCTGGCCGCGGCGGCCATGGGCGCCTTCCTCCTGCGCCGCCGCCGCACGGCCGCCGCCGGACGCCCGCCCCGCAGGCACCGCCGCTGA
- a CDS encoding glycosyl hydrolase family 8, which yields MPRSRRARCAAALSATAVLTTCVWTGLTPAAGAAAGPAVPFGSHSFAYAAGTLAPSGGQAAADRAVVDFYAKWKANFVKQNCGNGWYEVYAADADHPYVAEAQGYGLVITALMAGADADAKKIFDGILTYVLAHPSVNNPDLHAAEQDAGCRSVNGSDSATDGDLDIAYGLLLAHKQWGSTGTYDYQSLATRRINAVKASELHSGSKLMKLGDWSSGSYDQISRTSDWIPGHFKAFRKATGDTTWDAVLTRTQSVIGSLQSGYASTTGLLPDFVVNTTSTPKPASGEVLEDAHDGDYNWNACRDPWRLGTDAVVNNDSASRTAVRKMNSWIKTKAADDPAKIRDGYKLNGTSFGTGNEPAFFAPFAVAAMTDPASQAWLDALWKKMLATTPSSTDYYSTSVQLQSMLVVTHNYWTP from the coding sequence ATGCCCCGCAGTCGCCGTGCGAGATGCGCAGCAGCCCTCTCCGCCACCGCCGTCCTCACCACCTGCGTGTGGACCGGACTCACCCCGGCCGCCGGTGCCGCCGCGGGACCGGCCGTCCCCTTCGGCAGCCACTCCTTCGCCTACGCGGCCGGCACCCTCGCGCCCAGCGGCGGCCAGGCCGCCGCGGACCGCGCCGTCGTCGACTTCTACGCGAAGTGGAAGGCGAACTTCGTCAAGCAGAACTGCGGCAACGGCTGGTACGAGGTGTACGCGGCCGACGCCGACCACCCCTACGTCGCCGAGGCCCAGGGCTACGGCCTGGTCATCACGGCCCTGATGGCGGGCGCCGACGCCGACGCCAAGAAGATCTTCGACGGCATCCTCACATACGTCCTGGCCCACCCCTCCGTGAACAACCCCGACCTCCACGCGGCGGAACAGGACGCGGGGTGCCGGAGTGTCAACGGGAGCGACTCCGCCACCGACGGCGACCTGGACATCGCGTACGGACTGCTCCTCGCGCACAAGCAGTGGGGCAGCACGGGCACGTACGACTACCAGAGCCTGGCGACACGCCGGATCAACGCCGTCAAGGCGAGCGAACTGCACAGCGGCTCCAAGCTGATGAAGCTCGGCGACTGGTCCTCCGGCAGCTACGACCAGATCTCCCGCACCTCGGACTGGATCCCCGGCCACTTCAAGGCGTTCCGCAAGGCCACCGGCGACACCACCTGGGACGCGGTCCTGACCAGGACGCAGTCGGTGATCGGCAGCCTCCAGTCCGGGTACGCGTCCACCACCGGGCTGCTGCCGGACTTCGTCGTCAACACCACGAGCACACCGAAGCCGGCGTCCGGCGAGGTCCTGGAGGACGCGCACGACGGCGACTACAACTGGAACGCCTGCCGGGACCCCTGGCGTCTGGGCACCGACGCGGTCGTCAACAACGACAGCGCGTCCCGCACGGCCGTCCGCAAGATGAACTCCTGGATCAAGACCAAGGCCGCCGACGACCCGGCCAAGATCCGCGACGGCTACAAGCTCAACGGCACCAGCTTCGGCACCGGCAACGAGCCCGCGTTCTTCGCCCCCTTCGCGGTCGCGGCCATGACCGACCCCGCCAGTCAGGCATGGCTGGACGCGCTGTGGAAGAAGATGCTCGCCACCACGCCCAGCAGCACCGACTACTACTCCACCAGTGTGCAGTTGCAGTCGATGCTCGTCGTCACCCACAACTACTGGACTCCCTGA
- a CDS encoding extracellular solute-binding protein: MKRARTLFATAVGLAAALSLTAKYAKQLQASGQFPDVLSSITPNDFIGAGLLQPYDRTWLDDHFTDPDGNAIKGRSYIPPTNAQIIPMIFYNKKIFAAHHLEVPTTWDQFMTVVRTLGKAGVTPLQMAGAEPWAAAYPLSGLITADVLGENPDWVKDRYAGTVKFTDADVVAAVSKYRELVTAGGFDKGALGVNYNDANTQFLAGKSAMYPMGSWLIGLIPPAGAADFGTFLLPSAGGGAVVPFTTGGTTSVSAKSADVPKAMDFAKAWSLSRTNLKTLIETDGAFPMLKDVPFDSFGAKVTPVYTEAYAYVTGGARKVSAFGEVNNDDALPAGLVDQFNAMAQKLFTDSDVKGQLAAFDAAWDKAAN; this comes from the coding sequence ATGAAACGCGCACGCACGCTGTTCGCGACCGCGGTGGGACTCGCCGCCGCGCTGTCGCTCACGGCCAAGTACGCCAAGCAGCTCCAGGCCTCGGGGCAGTTCCCCGACGTCCTCTCCTCCATCACACCCAACGACTTCATCGGCGCCGGCCTCCTCCAGCCGTACGACCGGACGTGGCTGGACGACCACTTCACGGACCCCGACGGCAACGCGATCAAGGGCAGGAGCTACATCCCGCCCACCAACGCGCAGATCATCCCCATGATCTTCTACAACAAGAAGATCTTCGCGGCCCACCACCTGGAGGTCCCGACCACCTGGGACCAGTTCATGACCGTCGTCAGGACGCTCGGGAAGGCCGGGGTCACCCCGCTCCAGATGGCCGGTGCCGAGCCCTGGGCGGCGGCCTACCCGCTGTCGGGACTCATCACCGCCGATGTGCTGGGCGAGAACCCCGACTGGGTCAAGGACCGGTACGCGGGCACGGTGAAGTTCACGGACGCCGACGTGGTGGCCGCGGTGAGCAAATACCGTGAGCTCGTCACCGCGGGAGGCTTCGACAAGGGCGCGCTCGGCGTGAACTACAACGACGCCAATACCCAGTTCCTCGCCGGGAAGTCCGCGATGTACCCGATGGGCAGCTGGCTCATCGGCCTCATCCCGCCCGCCGGCGCGGCGGACTTCGGCACGTTCCTGCTGCCGAGTGCCGGTGGCGGCGCGGTCGTTCCCTTCACCACCGGCGGTACGACCTCCGTCAGCGCCAAGTCCGCCGACGTCCCCAAGGCGATGGACTTCGCGAAGGCCTGGTCGCTGTCCCGGACCAATCTGAAGACACTGATCGAGACCGACGGCGCCTTCCCCATGCTGAAGGACGTGCCCTTCGACTCCTTCGGCGCGAAGGTCACCCCGGTCTACACCGAGGCCTACGCGTACGTGACCGGCGGCGCCCGCAAGGTCAGCGCCTTCGGTGAGGTCAACAACGACGACGCTCTTCCCGCCGGTCTCGTCGACCAGTTCAACGCCATGGCGCAGAAGCTGTTCACCGACTCCGACGTGAAGGGACAGCTGGCCGCCTTCGACGCGGCCTGGGACAAAGCCGCCAACTGA
- a CDS encoding PRC-barrel domain containing protein — protein MAAESGLDTTRGETDMDNIWAYAADCGYGEDRSLVGYEVEATDGVVGQVERQTDHDGMRHLVVDTGMWVFGTSLLIPAGLITGIDSETRRVIVGRAREEIKGAPRFARDSETTDVAYLSEVGDYYQALGPVPVS, from the coding sequence ATGGCAGCGGAATCGGGCCTGGACACGACGAGGGGCGAGACGGACATGGACAACATCTGGGCATACGCGGCGGACTGCGGCTACGGGGAGGACCGGTCCCTGGTGGGCTACGAGGTGGAGGCGACCGACGGGGTCGTCGGACAGGTGGAGCGGCAGACGGACCACGACGGCATGCGGCACCTGGTCGTCGACACGGGCATGTGGGTGTTCGGCACCAGCCTCCTGATCCCCGCGGGCCTCATCACCGGCATCGACTCCGAGACCCGGCGGGTGATCGTCGGCCGGGCCCGGGAGGAGATCAAGGGAGCACCCCGCTTCGCCAGGGACAGCGAGACGACGGACGTGGCGTACCTGTCGGAGGTGGGCGACTACTACCAGGCGCTGGGCCCCGTCCCTGTCTCCTGA
- a CDS encoding LacI family DNA-binding transcriptional regulator, which produces MPRPDATGKRGPSRPRRPTMVDVAREAEVALRTVSRVVNGDATVGEALALRVRRAIETLGYQPDERARQLRSGRTGTIGAAVRHIAEAHPVLRAIEATARGVGLNVVAMSTDDDEVREREAVLSMCGRRMDGIILEPIADGHQYLQPEIDSGLAVVAFDRPATGVSVDTVLTDNRAGIRMAFEHLVRHGHRRIGYIGDDERVYTGHERAAAFRDCLSGIGEPLDGMAHPGPVEQDRIAAALARLLGGTAPATALITGNYSTTLGVIRALGADLGSVALVGFDNFSLADLLRPGLTVIAQGDEEIGRTAIELFRTRLSDPAQPIRTITIPPTLIARGSGESPA; this is translated from the coding sequence GTGCCTCGTCCTGATGCCACGGGAAAGCGTGGCCCGTCCCGCCCCCGCAGACCGACCATGGTCGACGTCGCCCGGGAGGCGGAGGTCGCGCTGCGTACCGTGTCACGGGTGGTGAACGGCGACGCGACGGTCGGTGAGGCGCTGGCTCTGCGCGTACGCCGGGCGATCGAGACGCTCGGCTACCAACCGGACGAGCGGGCACGGCAGTTGCGCAGTGGGCGTACGGGCACGATCGGGGCGGCCGTACGGCACATCGCGGAAGCACACCCCGTCCTGCGGGCCATCGAGGCGACCGCGCGCGGTGTGGGTCTGAACGTCGTCGCGATGTCCACGGACGACGACGAGGTACGTGAGCGGGAGGCCGTGCTCTCCATGTGCGGGCGCCGCATGGACGGCATCATCCTGGAGCCGATCGCCGACGGCCACCAGTACCTCCAGCCCGAGATCGACTCCGGGCTCGCCGTCGTGGCGTTCGACCGGCCCGCGACGGGAGTCTCGGTCGACACCGTCCTCACGGACAACCGCGCGGGCATCCGGATGGCCTTCGAGCACCTCGTCCGCCACGGCCACCGCAGGATCGGCTACATCGGCGACGACGAGCGGGTGTACACGGGCCACGAACGCGCCGCGGCGTTCCGCGACTGCCTGAGCGGGATCGGCGAGCCCCTGGACGGCATGGCACATCCGGGCCCGGTCGAGCAGGACCGTATCGCGGCGGCCCTGGCGCGCCTGCTCGGCGGTACGGCGCCCGCGACGGCCCTCATCACCGGCAACTACTCGACCACCCTCGGGGTCATCCGCGCCCTCGGCGCCGACCTGGGCAGCGTGGCGCTGGTGGGCTTCGACAACTTCTCCCTGGCCGACCTCCTGCGCCCGGGCCTGACGGTGATCGCCCAGGGGGACGAGGAGATAGGGCGTACGGCGATCGAACTGTTCCGGACACGCCTGTCGGACCCGGCGCAACCGATCCGCACGATCACGATCCCGCCCACGCTGATCGCGCGCGGCTCGGGCGAGAGCCCCGCCTGA
- a CDS encoding chitinase, producing the protein MTSPYPSMLRRRPRLLAATAALSLAATAALAAATTATATADAGSGAPAAKAAAAVPVGLNAPYLYLGWGSPQSATSVMSATGVKQFTMAFILSDGGCNPKWDGSRALTGGNDQSTINAIRAAGGDVTVSIGGWSGNKLGEKCASATALAGAYQKTIDALKLKSIDIDIEDTEFTNATVRERVVDALKIIKTNNPGVTVYVTFGTTRTGPDATGLDLIKRGANNKLDIEGWAVMPFDFDEGTIDMVAATKGAVDGLKNAVASAYGLSSDAAYRKVGFSSMNGKSDVPGETVSVANFKSMVSYATSKHLSRVSFWAVNRDRACGGSTTDAGSDCSGVSQSALDFTKALAAYTG; encoded by the coding sequence ATGACATCCCCGTACCCCAGCATGCTCCGGCGCCGGCCCCGCCTCCTGGCGGCGACCGCGGCCCTGTCCCTGGCGGCCACCGCCGCACTCGCCGCGGCCACGACCGCGACCGCGACCGCCGACGCCGGTTCGGGTGCGCCCGCCGCCAAGGCCGCGGCGGCCGTGCCCGTCGGGCTCAACGCCCCGTACCTGTACCTCGGTTGGGGCAGTCCCCAGAGCGCCACGTCGGTCATGAGCGCGACCGGTGTCAAGCAGTTCACGATGGCGTTCATCCTCTCCGACGGCGGCTGCAACCCCAAGTGGGACGGGAGCCGTGCGCTGACGGGCGGCAACGACCAGTCCACGATCAACGCCATACGCGCCGCCGGGGGCGATGTGACGGTCTCGATCGGCGGCTGGTCCGGCAACAAACTCGGCGAGAAGTGTGCGTCCGCCACCGCCCTCGCCGGGGCGTACCAGAAGACCATCGACGCCCTGAAGCTGAAGTCGATCGACATCGACATCGAGGACACCGAGTTCACCAACGCCACGGTCCGGGAGCGGGTGGTGGACGCCCTGAAGATCATCAAGACCAACAACCCCGGGGTGACCGTGTACGTCACCTTCGGCACCACCCGGACGGGCCCGGACGCGACCGGGCTCGACCTGATCAAGCGGGGGGCGAACAACAAACTGGACATCGAGGGCTGGGCGGTCATGCCGTTCGACTTCGACGAGGGCACCATCGACATGGTGGCCGCCACCAAGGGCGCCGTGGACGGCCTGAAGAACGCCGTGGCCTCTGCGTACGGCCTCTCCTCCGACGCCGCGTACCGCAAGGTCGGCTTCTCCTCGATGAACGGCAAGTCGGACGTGCCCGGCGAGACCGTGTCCGTGGCCAACTTCAAGTCGATGGTGAGCTACGCGACCAGCAAGCACCTGTCCCGGGTGAGCTTCTGGGCCGTCAACCGGGAC
- a CDS encoding carbohydrate ABC transporter permease, producing MPSRTPRGGRSLGLAPLAWIAVALYAMFLLFPLFQSLFWSFTDKSPLQGKSDFVGLANYTDLFSDDLFLHSLFFTGIVVVSVTVVANTVGLLLAMLLNKSTANYRVMRTLIFIPQVLSGVIVAFIWRSILTQNGLLNVLLVKVGLVEEPVAWLGSSGLATFSICVVVSWITIAFATVVYTASLQSVPAELYEAARVDGAGFFGRFRHVTLPMIAPGMTISVVLCLITTLKLYDVIAVLTSGGPANATQSTAYYLVTAAFTDNRFGYASSIAMVLLVLTALVSYSATHVLRKREADL from the coding sequence GTGCCAAGTCGCACGCCCCGCGGCGGCCGGAGTCTCGGTCTCGCGCCCCTCGCGTGGATAGCCGTCGCTCTCTACGCCATGTTTCTCCTCTTCCCGCTGTTCCAGAGTCTGTTCTGGAGTTTCACGGACAAAAGCCCGCTCCAGGGGAAAAGTGACTTCGTCGGCCTCGCCAACTACACCGACCTCTTCTCCGACGACCTGTTCCTGCACAGCCTGTTCTTCACCGGCATCGTCGTCGTCTCCGTCACCGTCGTCGCCAACACGGTCGGCCTGCTGCTCGCGATGCTCCTCAACAAGTCGACCGCGAACTACCGCGTGATGCGCACCCTCATCTTCATTCCCCAGGTCCTCTCCGGGGTCATCGTCGCCTTCATCTGGCGCAGCATCCTCACGCAGAACGGACTGCTCAACGTCCTCCTGGTCAAGGTGGGCCTGGTCGAGGAACCGGTCGCCTGGCTGGGCAGCTCGGGGCTCGCCACGTTCTCGATCTGCGTCGTCGTCAGCTGGATCACCATCGCCTTCGCCACCGTCGTGTACACCGCGTCCCTCCAGTCGGTGCCCGCCGAGCTGTACGAGGCGGCCCGCGTCGACGGCGCCGGGTTCTTCGGCCGCTTCCGGCACGTCACCCTCCCCATGATCGCGCCCGGCATGACGATCAGTGTGGTGCTCTGCCTGATCACCACACTGAAGCTGTACGACGTCATCGCCGTGCTGACCAGCGGCGGGCCGGCGAACGCCACCCAGTCGACCGCGTACTACCTGGTGACCGCGGCCTTCACGGACAACAGGTTCGGCTACGCCTCGTCCATCGCCATGGTCCTGCTCGTCCTGACCGCCCTGGTCTCCTACTCGGCCACCCACGTCCTGCGGAAGAGGGAAGCGGACCTGTGA